In the genome of Xanthobacteraceae bacterium, one region contains:
- a CDS encoding P-II family nitrogen regulator, translating to MKKVEAIIKPFKLDEVKEALQEVGLQGITVTEAKGFGRQKGHTELYRGAEYVVDFLPKVKIEIVLTDPMVEKAIDAIRKAAQTGRIGDGKIFVSNIEEAIRIRTGESGDDAV from the coding sequence ATGAAGAAGGTCGAAGCCATCATCAAGCCGTTCAAGCTCGATGAGGTGAAAGAAGCGCTGCAGGAAGTCGGCTTGCAGGGCATCACCGTAACCGAAGCCAAGGGCTTCGGCCGCCAGAAGGGCCACACCGAACTTTACCGGGGTGCGGAATACGTCGTGGATTTTCTCCCGAAGGTGAAAATCGAAATCGTGCTGACCGACCCGATGGTCGAGAAGGCGATCGACGCCATTCGCAAGGCCGCGCAAACCGGCCGCATCGGCGACGGCAAGATTTTCGTTTCCAACATCGAGGAAGCGATCCGCATTCGAACCGGCGAGTCCGGTGACGACGCCGTTTAG
- a CDS encoding NAD(P)H-hydrate dehydratase, which translates to MLELLTPREMAEADRLTIEDGTPGIELMERAGAAVAEAVYADCKSVAEIAVVCGPGNNGGDGFVAARLLREHGLKVSLFLLGARDALKGDAAIAAGRWGGEVLPVADADFSRFGLIVDALFGGGLSRDLEGEAREAVERMDSAGLPVVAVDLPSGIDGATGQVRGAAVRAKKTLTFCRMKPGHLLLPGRVHAGEIIVAGIGISDDAVMQAGSRLTRNSPDEFLAKLRWPRIDGHKYQRGHAVVVSGPAYATGAARLAATAALRAGAGLVTVAAPKAAVPVLAASLTAVMVREASGAAGLKKLLADKRMNAVLLGPAQGVGKATVAAIEAAGKTGRPLVLDADAISSFTGESGKLAKLLKLNRIRAILTPHEGEFARLFGSDSAEILGIESKVERVRAAAKFLRAVIVLKGADTVVAAPDGRATISDNAPPWLGTAGSGDVLAGIIVAMLAHGMTGFDAANAAVWMHGEAARVAGPGMISEDLLPAIRTVVAGLYQRAVRA; encoded by the coding sequence ATGCTCGAACTCCTCACCCCCCGCGAAATGGCGGAAGCCGACCGGCTCACAATCGAGGACGGCACGCCCGGAATAGAACTGATGGAGCGGGCCGGGGCTGCGGTCGCCGAAGCCGTGTACGCGGACTGCAAATCCGTTGCGGAGATCGCCGTGGTCTGCGGGCCGGGCAACAACGGCGGAGACGGTTTCGTCGCCGCGCGTCTGCTTCGCGAGCACGGCCTGAAGGTATCCCTGTTTCTGCTGGGCGCGCGGGATGCGCTGAAGGGTGACGCCGCCATTGCCGCCGGGCGGTGGGGCGGGGAAGTCCTCCCTGTCGCGGACGCCGACTTCTCCCGCTTCGGTCTCATCGTCGATGCCTTGTTCGGCGGCGGGCTGTCGCGCGATCTGGAGGGCGAAGCGCGCGAGGCGGTGGAGCGCATGGACAGCGCCGGGTTGCCGGTCGTCGCGGTCGATCTGCCGAGCGGGATCGACGGCGCGACGGGCCAGGTTCGCGGCGCAGCCGTGCGCGCGAAGAAGACCCTCACCTTCTGCCGGATGAAGCCGGGGCATCTGCTGTTGCCGGGGCGGGTTCATGCGGGGGAGATCATCGTCGCCGGCATCGGGATTTCGGACGATGCGGTGATGCAGGCCGGTTCGCGCCTGACGCGGAATTCGCCGGACGAGTTTCTGGCCAAGCTGCGCTGGCCGCGTATCGATGGCCACAAATACCAGCGCGGCCACGCGGTCGTCGTCAGTGGTCCCGCCTACGCGACCGGGGCGGCACGGCTCGCCGCCACGGCGGCGCTGCGTGCCGGGGCAGGGCTGGTGACCGTGGCGGCGCCGAAGGCGGCCGTGCCGGTTCTTGCCGCCAGCCTGACGGCGGTGATGGTTCGAGAAGCGAGCGGTGCGGCGGGCCTGAAGAAGCTGCTTGCCGACAAGCGGATGAATGCGGTGCTGCTCGGTCCCGCGCAGGGCGTCGGCAAGGCGACCGTCGCCGCCATCGAGGCTGCCGGAAAAACCGGGCGGCCGCTGGTGCTCGACGCCGATGCCATTTCAAGTTTCACAGGAGAGTCCGGAAAACTGGCGAAGCTCCTGAAACTGAATCGAATTCGTGCGATCCTGACGCCCCATGAAGGGGAGTTCGCGAGACTCTTTGGGAGCGACTCAGCCGAAATCCTTGGAATTGAATCGAAAGTGGAGCGGGTGCGCGCGGCGGCGAAGTTTCTTCGCGCCGTCATCGTGCTGAAAGGCGCCGATACGGTAGTCGCGGCCCCCGATGGCCGCGCCACGATCTCCGACAACGCGCCGCCATGGCTTGGTACCGCCGGTTCCGGAGACGTGCTGGCCGGCATAATCGTCGCCATGCTGGCGCACGGCATGACCGGCTTCGACGCCGCCAATGCGGCGGTGTGGATGCACGGGGAAGCGGCGCGCGTGGCGGGGCCGGGTATGATCTCGGAAGACCTGCTGCCCGCGATCAGGACGGTGGTCGCAGGCCTCTATCAGCGGGCCGTCCGCGCCTGA
- a CDS encoding NUDIX hydrolase produces the protein MPHKGPALTVDCVLFDRAGRLLLIRRKNPPFQGHYALPGGFVDVGETVEAAALRELREETGMEAEIEALVGVYSDPSRDSRGHTVSVVFLVKALTDKPVAGDDASEAAFVADYANKAFAFDHGKVVQDALKLVQARTAR, from the coding sequence ATGCCGCATAAAGGCCCCGCCCTGACCGTCGATTGCGTGCTGTTCGACAGGGCCGGAAGGCTCCTGCTCATCCGCCGCAAAAACCCGCCCTTTCAGGGCCACTACGCGCTGCCCGGCGGCTTCGTTGACGTGGGCGAGACGGTCGAGGCCGCGGCACTCCGCGAACTGCGCGAGGAGACCGGCATGGAGGCCGAAATCGAGGCGCTGGTTGGCGTTTATTCCGACCCCTCGCGTGATTCCCGCGGACATACGGTCAGCGTCGTATTCCTCGTCAAAGCGCTCACCGATAAGCCGGTTGCAGGCGACGACGCATCGGAAGCCGCCTTCGTCGCGGATTATGCGAACAAGGCCTTCGCCTTCGACCACGGCAAGGTCGTTCAGGACGCACTGAAACTCGTTCAGGCGCGGACGGCCCGCTGA